A single window of Candidatus Zixiibacteriota bacterium DNA harbors:
- a CDS encoding alpha/beta fold hydrolase, with protein sequence MHGKGGSPAKYVSSLAAALAQRGYLVANLEMPWSGRRGYDVNVAAAEAEVRAALDALRIRGAKRLFVAGHSQGALFALYFGGRHPVDGVIAIAPGGSVNSAIFREKLGESVDRARRLIAEGKGGEKTGFMDYEGSRGVYPIATSAETFLSWFDPDGAMNLPKAVKAMNPRVPVLYVVPTGDYPALLKAREEMFGYLPANPLTKLHEPDSGHLDAPYAARDEVMRWTAEVASKTGPAVQDVPADVRP encoded by the coding sequence ATGCACGGCAAGGGAGGGTCGCCCGCGAAGTACGTCTCGAGCCTCGCCGCCGCGCTCGCACAAAGGGGCTACCTCGTCGCCAATTTGGAAATGCCCTGGTCGGGGAGGCGCGGTTACGATGTGAACGTGGCCGCCGCGGAAGCGGAAGTCCGGGCCGCGCTCGACGCTCTGCGCATCCGGGGGGCGAAGAGGCTGTTCGTCGCCGGGCACAGTCAGGGAGCGCTGTTCGCGCTCTACTTCGGCGGCAGGCATCCCGTCGACGGGGTCATCGCGATCGCTCCGGGCGGGAGCGTCAACAGCGCCATCTTCCGGGAAAAGCTCGGCGAATCGGTGGACCGCGCGCGCAGGCTCATCGCCGAAGGCAAAGGCGGTGAAAAGACCGGGTTCATGGACTACGAAGGCTCGAGAGGCGTCTATCCCATCGCCACCAGCGCCGAGACCTTCCTCAGCTGGTTCGACCCCGACGGCGCGATGAACCTGCCGAAGGCGGTGAAAGCAATGAACCCGCGAGTTCCGGTGTTGTACGTCGTACCCACGGGGGATTACCCGGCGTTGCTCAAGGCCAGAGAGGAAATGTTCGGTTATCTTCCCGCAAACCCGCTCACGAAGCTTCACGAACCGGATTCCGGCCATCTGGACGCGCCTTACGCCGCGCGCGACGAGGTCATGCGATGGACCGCCGAGGTGGCGAGCAAGACCGGCCCGGCGGTCCAGGACGTTCCCGCAGATGTGCGTCCCTGA
- a CDS encoding CoA transferase — protein MSPAPRFLQGYRVLDLADLRGQLCGRVFADLGAEVVKIEPPGGDPARQLPPFIVSAEGRRLSATFAHLNAGKSSAVLDLDREADREKLRRLAKTADVVIESFAPGKMESMGLGYADLSAVNPGIVMASITGFGRTGPKRDWACNDLVALAESGFLYISGDPSLPPCRPPETQAYYFASLFAAAGALAALYRRRRTGRGDHVEASMQEALATQEHIIRLWANEKQILKRAGSQHGSVAPARIFTCRDGFVYLYVTRQHWKLFLSVWKDHPPAFDGPEWLNNVYRRAHADELNPAVEAFVGGHTMAEITELLQEKGIPCVPVNTPLGFIDDPHVRERGFIASVEHQGFGAARQPAMPFVIDGARLPVGSAPVVDGWRWPEDGASAERQSRELREEGGTSEAGGGPLHGMRIVSFDHVLAGPYGTTILAELGADVIKIESRKGGLDPFRFFGTGEDPNVSPRFLEFNRNKRSFTVNLKHPRGQKVLHDLVARADAVLDNYSVEVVDRLGLAYDQLRAVKPDIVNLRMPGLGTTGPKRHFSTVGVNITAFTGLTYLWNHPGVVDPPVGSQTVFPDYVSGVLCAIIVIAGVLHRDREKKGAFIDLAQAEATAFMIGASLMEAAASGRDPQPAGNGSAAFAPHDCYPCRGEDRWCVIAAESEAQWAELARRLGLERDERFRTNADRLRNREALNAAIAAWTKERDAFAVRDELQAAGVPAGVVQTGKDLTEDPHLRERGFIVAVDNPRLGRVVLPNFPLRFADARLTRRWEFPVLGRDTEAVLREVVGYPEETIAELENEGVLE, from the coding sequence ATGAGTCCCGCTCCACGTTTCTTGCAAGGCTACAGAGTCCTGGACCTGGCCGATCTTCGGGGGCAGCTTTGCGGCCGCGTCTTCGCCGATCTCGGTGCGGAGGTCGTGAAGATCGAGCCGCCGGGCGGCGACCCGGCCCGGCAGCTCCCGCCCTTCATCGTGTCCGCCGAGGGCAGGCGCCTGAGCGCCACCTTCGCGCACCTCAACGCGGGGAAATCCAGCGCGGTGCTCGACCTCGACCGGGAGGCGGACCGCGAGAAGCTCCGGCGGCTGGCGAAAACCGCGGACGTGGTGATCGAGAGCTTCGCGCCGGGGAAGATGGAGTCGATGGGGCTCGGCTACGCCGACCTCTCCGCCGTCAATCCCGGGATCGTGATGGCCTCGATCACGGGCTTTGGCCGGACCGGGCCGAAGCGCGACTGGGCGTGCAACGATCTCGTCGCGCTGGCGGAAAGCGGGTTTCTCTACATCTCCGGCGACCCCTCGCTGCCGCCATGCCGGCCTCCGGAAACGCAGGCGTACTACTTCGCGAGCCTCTTCGCCGCGGCGGGAGCGCTGGCGGCGCTCTACCGGCGCCGGCGCACCGGGCGAGGCGACCACGTGGAAGCGTCGATGCAGGAGGCGCTCGCGACGCAGGAGCACATCATCCGGCTGTGGGCGAACGAGAAGCAGATCCTCAAGCGGGCGGGAAGCCAGCATGGATCGGTCGCTCCGGCGAGGATCTTTACGTGCCGCGACGGCTTCGTCTATCTCTACGTCACGCGGCAACACTGGAAGCTTTTCTTAAGCGTCTGGAAGGACCACCCGCCGGCCTTCGACGGGCCCGAGTGGCTGAACAACGTCTACCGGCGGGCGCACGCGGACGAGCTGAACCCCGCCGTGGAGGCGTTCGTCGGCGGGCACACGATGGCGGAGATCACCGAGCTGCTGCAGGAAAAGGGCATTCCCTGCGTGCCCGTCAACACGCCGCTCGGCTTCATCGACGACCCGCACGTGAGGGAGCGCGGCTTCATCGCTTCGGTGGAGCACCAGGGCTTCGGCGCAGCGCGGCAGCCGGCCATGCCTTTCGTGATCGACGGCGCCCGGCTTCCGGTGGGGAGCGCGCCGGTCGTGGACGGCTGGCGCTGGCCGGAGGACGGCGCTTCGGCGGAGCGGCAAAGCAGGGAGCTGCGGGAGGAGGGCGGCACCTCGGAGGCCGGAGGCGGTCCGCTTCACGGGATGCGCATCGTGAGCTTCGACCACGTTCTCGCCGGCCCATACGGCACGACGATTCTCGCCGAGCTGGGCGCCGACGTGATCAAGATCGAATCGCGCAAGGGCGGCCTCGATCCGTTCCGCTTCTTCGGCACCGGGGAAGATCCGAACGTCTCGCCGCGCTTCCTCGAGTTCAACCGCAACAAGCGCTCGTTCACCGTCAACCTCAAGCACCCGCGCGGGCAGAAGGTGCTCCACGACCTCGTCGCCAGGGCCGACGCGGTGCTGGACAACTACAGCGTGGAGGTCGTCGACCGCCTCGGCCTGGCTTACGATCAGCTCCGCGCCGTCAAGCCCGACATCGTGAACCTGCGCATGCCGGGCCTCGGGACCACGGGGCCGAAGCGCCATTTCTCGACGGTCGGCGTGAACATCACCGCGTTCACGGGGCTCACCTACCTGTGGAATCATCCCGGGGTCGTCGATCCGCCGGTCGGCTCGCAGACGGTCTTTCCGGACTACGTCTCCGGCGTGCTGTGCGCGATCATCGTCATCGCCGGAGTGCTCCATCGCGACCGCGAGAAGAAAGGGGCGTTCATCGATCTGGCGCAGGCGGAGGCGACCGCGTTCATGATCGGTGCGAGCCTGATGGAGGCGGCGGCGAGCGGCCGCGACCCGCAGCCCGCCGGCAACGGCTCGGCGGCGTTCGCGCCGCACGATTGCTATCCGTGCCGCGGCGAGGACCGCTGGTGCGTGATCGCGGCGGAGAGCGAGGCCCAGTGGGCCGAGCTGGCGCGCCGTCTCGGGCTGGAGCGGGACGAGCGCTTTCGCACCAACGCCGACCGCCTGAGGAACCGCGAGGCGCTGAACGCGGCGATCGCGGCGTGGACGAAGGAGAGGGACGCCTTCGCGGTGCGCGACGAGCTGCAGGCGGCCGGAGTTCCCGCGGGAGTCGTGCAGACGGGAAAGGATCTGACCGAGGACCCGCACCTGCGCGAACGCGGCTTCATCGTGGCCGTCGACAACCCGCGGCTGGGGCGCGTGGTGCTGCCGAACTTCCCGCTCCGCTTCGCCGACGCCCGGCTCACCCGCCGCTGGGAATTCCCGGTGCTCGGCCGCGACACCGAAGCAGTGCTGCGGGAAGTGGTGGGTTATCCGGAAGAAACGATAGCGGAGCTCGAGAACGAAGGCGTGCTGGAATAA
- a CDS encoding acyl-CoA dehydrogenase family protein translates to MDFDLPEELQILKSTLRKFVEQELIPIEMQTLEGGELKPEIRERLEKKTREMGLWMFDVPEEYGGGGLGTLAQVVVWEEMCRTVALPSRGRGIFGPEIRPILYALDEEQKKRFLHPVLRGEKQLCFLQTEPDAGSDPGSMKTRAVRRGDRYVVNGTKRFITGADKADFGQLMAVTDPAKGSHGGISCFMVDMKSPGIRIAAKYKTMMGEEPCEVVFEDVEVPAENLVGKEGEGFKLAQKWLGIGRLKHGARALGVAERCIEMGSSYAKQRVTFGKPLSERQAITFKLADSYVELHAARLMVYQAAWKNDQGRDIRNEAYMAKLFADEMSFRVVDRVLQIHGGIGLTLDLPLAKWFVDQRSRMITEGASEVMRMVIAREVLKKYA, encoded by the coding sequence ATGGACTTCGATTTGCCGGAAGAGCTGCAGATCCTGAAGAGCACGCTCCGGAAGTTCGTCGAACAGGAGCTGATCCCGATCGAGATGCAGACCCTCGAGGGCGGCGAGCTCAAGCCCGAGATCCGCGAGCGGCTGGAGAAGAAGACCAGGGAAATGGGCCTCTGGATGTTCGACGTTCCGGAGGAGTACGGAGGCGGCGGCCTCGGCACTCTCGCTCAGGTCGTGGTCTGGGAGGAGATGTGCCGGACCGTCGCCCTGCCGTCGCGCGGGCGCGGCATCTTCGGCCCCGAGATCCGGCCGATCCTCTACGCGCTCGACGAGGAGCAGAAGAAGCGCTTCCTCCACCCGGTTCTGCGCGGCGAGAAGCAGCTCTGCTTCCTGCAGACGGAGCCCGACGCCGGCTCCGATCCGGGGTCGATGAAGACCCGGGCGGTCCGGCGCGGCGACCGCTACGTGGTGAACGGCACGAAGCGCTTCATCACCGGCGCCGACAAGGCCGACTTCGGCCAGCTCATGGCGGTGACCGATCCGGCGAAGGGGTCGCACGGCGGGATCTCCTGCTTCATGGTCGACATGAAGTCGCCGGGGATACGGATCGCGGCGAAGTACAAGACGATGATGGGGGAGGAGCCCTGCGAGGTGGTCTTCGAAGACGTGGAGGTGCCGGCGGAAAACCTCGTGGGGAAGGAGGGAGAGGGCTTCAAGCTCGCGCAGAAGTGGCTCGGGATCGGGCGGCTGAAGCACGGCGCGCGGGCGCTGGGAGTGGCGGAGCGCTGCATCGAGATGGGCTCGAGCTACGCCAAGCAGCGCGTCACCTTCGGCAAGCCGCTCTCCGAGCGGCAGGCGATCACCTTCAAGCTCGCCGACTCCTACGTGGAGCTTCACGCCGCGCGGCTGATGGTGTACCAGGCGGCGTGGAAGAACGACCAGGGGCGCGACATCCGGAACGAGGCCTACATGGCGAAGCTCTTCGCCGACGAGATGTCGTTCCGGGTCGTCGACCGCGTGCTGCAGATTCACGGCGGCATCGGCCTCACGCTCGACCTGCCGCTGGCGAAGTGGTTCGTCGACCAGCGGAGCCGGATGATCACCGAGGGCGCCTCCGAAGTGATGCGGATGGTGATCGCGCGGGAGGTGCTGAAGAAGTACGCGTGA
- a CDS encoding enoyl-CoA hydratase-related protein → MAAYQTLLVSKDDGVTTITFNRPEKRNAMSPQLHREMYDLLTDLRYDKETRVIVITGAGESFCAGQDLKQYFLEMDSQPARVRDEVREKSRLWRNQMLRKMPQPVIAKINGWVFGGGFTVVAGCDIAIAAEDVQFGLSEVNFGHFPGGEVTIILTEHLQPKHGLYYALTGKTMTAREAERIGLITKAVPRADLDREVAEIANNLKEKAPSALNAVKEAWYYTFYSTPEVAYEISGLISDKAKLALGGRPGLQQFAQKEYRPGLGAFRWEEKKA, encoded by the coding sequence ATGGCTGCATATCAGACGCTGCTGGTCAGCAAGGACGACGGGGTCACCACGATCACGTTCAACCGGCCCGAGAAGCGCAACGCGATGAGCCCGCAGCTCCACCGCGAGATGTACGACCTCTTGACCGACCTGCGCTACGACAAGGAGACGCGGGTCATCGTCATCACGGGAGCCGGCGAGAGCTTCTGCGCGGGCCAGGACCTCAAGCAGTACTTCCTCGAGATGGACTCCCAGCCGGCCCGGGTGCGGGACGAGGTGCGCGAGAAGTCGCGGCTGTGGCGCAACCAGATGCTGCGCAAGATGCCGCAGCCGGTGATCGCCAAGATCAACGGCTGGGTCTTCGGCGGCGGCTTCACGGTGGTGGCCGGCTGCGACATCGCGATCGCGGCGGAGGACGTGCAGTTCGGGCTGTCGGAGGTCAACTTCGGCCACTTCCCGGGCGGCGAGGTCACGATCATCCTGACCGAGCATCTCCAGCCCAAGCACGGTCTCTACTATGCGCTCACCGGAAAGACCATGACGGCGAGGGAGGCGGAGCGCATCGGGCTCATCACCAAGGCGGTGCCGCGCGCCGATCTCGACCGCGAGGTGGCCGAGATCGCCAACAACCTCAAGGAGAAGGCGCCATCGGCGCTGAACGCCGTGAAAGAGGCCTGGTACTACACGTTCTATTCGACGCCGGAAGTGGCATACGAGATTTCCGGGCTGATCTCCGACAAGGCGAAGCTCGCCCTCGGCGGCCGGCCGGGGCTGCAGCAGTTCGCCCAGAAGGAGTACCGGCCCGGCCTCGGCGCGTTCCGCTGGGAGGAGAAGAAGGCGTAG
- a CDS encoding VOC family protein, translating to MFEIKGLRTLAMSVKDLDRSVDFYTRILGGQITRRVEPTGEQARAGQVREIDVRLGNFEVHLFDGSVRPREVDPHHTLNIPWQEQDRALNALRDAGATIEKVRQHRDGKGYSINVFDPDGNRWELSFNA from the coding sequence ATGTTCGAAATCAAGGGACTGAGGACTCTCGCCATGAGCGTCAAGGACCTCGATCGGTCCGTCGACTTCTACACCCGGATCCTGGGCGGCCAGATCACCCGCAGGGTCGAGCCCACCGGCGAGCAGGCGCGCGCCGGGCAGGTAAGAGAGATCGATGTCAGGCTCGGGAATTTCGAGGTGCACCTGTTCGACGGTTCGGTCCGGCCGCGCGAGGTCGACCCGCACCACACGCTGAACATCCCGTGGCAGGAGCAGGATCGGGCGCTGAACGCGCTCAGGGACGCCGGCGCGACGATCGAGAAGGTCCGCCAGCACCGCGACGGCAAGGGCTACTCGATCAACGTCTTCGACCCGGACGGCAACCGCTGGGAGCTGTCGTTCAACGCGTAG
- a CDS encoding enoyl-CoA hydratase-related protein, translated as METQKILYETRDRIAWITLNRPESLNAVNREMQRELIRCCQLANQDPEVQVVIVRGAGERAFSVGGDLKDRARANEAAAEARRSPLEERQARHAPGIHTPPQAFAALDKPSIALLHGYVIGTGLLIALACDIRIAADNARLGLSEVRRGFMPASGGTQRLARIVGIPKALEICLSGELYDAQEAYRIGLVNQVVGFDELAAAGEKMARSFAKGAPLALRYIKEAIYKGSDLPLEQALRLESDLATFVLTTEDSKEGPRAFVEKREPEWKGR; from the coding sequence ATGGAAACGCAAAAGATTCTCTACGAGACCAGGGACCGGATCGCCTGGATCACCCTCAACCGCCCCGAGTCGCTCAACGCCGTCAACCGTGAAATGCAGCGGGAGCTGATCCGCTGCTGCCAGCTCGCCAACCAGGACCCCGAGGTCCAGGTCGTCATCGTTCGCGGCGCGGGCGAAAGGGCGTTCTCGGTCGGCGGCGACCTGAAGGACCGGGCGCGGGCCAACGAGGCGGCCGCCGAGGCACGGCGCTCGCCTCTGGAGGAGCGCCAGGCGCGCCATGCTCCGGGGATCCACACGCCGCCGCAGGCCTTCGCCGCGCTCGACAAGCCGTCGATCGCCCTGCTCCACGGCTACGTGATCGGCACCGGACTTCTGATCGCGCTGGCGTGCGATATCCGCATCGCCGCCGACAACGCCAGGCTCGGACTGTCGGAGGTGCGCCGGGGCTTCATGCCGGCGTCGGGAGGTACCCAGCGGCTGGCGCGGATCGTGGGAATTCCCAAGGCGCTAGAGATCTGCCTGTCGGGCGAACTTTACGACGCGCAGGAGGCGTACCGCATCGGGCTGGTCAACCAGGTCGTCGGCTTCGACGAGCTGGCGGCGGCGGGAGAGAAGATGGCCCGCTCCTTCGCCAAGGGGGCGCCCCTGGCGCTGCGCTATATAAAGGAGGCGATTTACAAGGGGAGCGACCTCCCCCTGGAGCAGGCGCTGCGCCTCGAATCGGACCTGGCGACGTTCGTGTTGACAACGGAGGACAGCAAGGAAGGGCCGCGCGCATTCGTGGAAAAACGCGAGCCGGAGTGGAAAGGAAGGTGA
- a CDS encoding Rieske 2Fe-2S domain-containing protein: MAKHVRLCRIEEVPAGTVKAVGLEGREFAVFNVDGRFYVANDRCPHEGAPLSTGCLEGERISCAWHGATFHVPSGKTLEPPAGEKMGPPVDRGLTTYRTRVSGEELEVELEGE, encoded by the coding sequence ATGGCGAAACACGTCAGGCTTTGCCGTATCGAAGAGGTGCCCGCGGGAACCGTCAAGGCGGTCGGGCTCGAGGGCCGCGAATTCGCGGTTTTCAACGTCGACGGACGCTTTTACGTTGCCAACGACAGGTGCCCTCACGAGGGCGCGCCCCTTTCCACGGGCTGTCTAGAGGGCGAGCGCATCTCTTGCGCCTGGCACGGCGCGACCTTCCACGTCCCGAGCGGCAAGACCCTGGAGCCGCCGGCAGGGGAGAAAATGGGGCCGCCGGTCGATCGGGGGCTGACCACTTACCGGACCCGGGTGTCGGGCGAAGAGCTGGAAGTGGAGCTCGAGGGCGAGTAG
- a CDS encoding alpha/beta hydrolase translates to MHPVDRFFHNDGLRLHYLEWGDPSGRTVVFVHGIRDQGRSWERFLEALLARGCAIGHAVALDLRGHGDSDWPDRNRGYQHEDFLADLAGLLRHLDKESVTIIGHSLGGSMALLYAGAFPAKVERMVLLESLGPFARADDEVPEIVAERLAGRSYIELPFPYESVEAAAKALQKRFPLLPDDAALHMARYGTRKKGDRYVWKHDPVLRYRTTTVLSEGQIEAFIRRVTCPILFVYGTESDFMRSVRGPRVKLFTNARIVGLQGAGHHIPHEKPEELADIVAPFLSGVTP, encoded by the coding sequence ATGCACCCTGTTGATCGTTTCTTTCACAACGACGGTTTGAGGCTTCATTACCTGGAATGGGGGGATCCCTCGGGGCGGACCGTGGTCTTCGTCCACGGCATCCGTGACCAGGGGCGGAGCTGGGAGAGGTTTCTGGAGGCGCTGCTCGCTCGCGGCTGCGCGATCGGGCATGCGGTCGCGCTCGACCTGCGGGGCCACGGCGACAGCGACTGGCCGGACCGAAACCGCGGCTACCAGCACGAGGATTTCCTGGCCGATCTCGCCGGGCTGCTGCGCCATCTGGACAAGGAGTCCGTGACGATCATCGGCCATTCCCTGGGCGGCAGCATGGCGCTGCTCTACGCGGGCGCTTTTCCGGCGAAGGTCGAGCGCATGGTGCTGCTCGAATCGCTCGGACCGTTTGCGCGAGCCGACGACGAGGTCCCCGAGATCGTCGCCGAGCGACTCGCCGGGAGAAGCTACATCGAGCTGCCGTTTCCCTACGAATCGGTCGAGGCGGCGGCGAAGGCGCTGCAGAAGAGATTTCCGCTCCTCCCCGACGACGCAGCCCTCCACATGGCACGGTATGGAACCCGGAAAAAGGGCGATCGCTATGTCTGGAAGCACGACCCGGTTCTGCGCTACCGCACGACGACGGTGCTCTCCGAAGGCCAGATCGAAGCCTTCATCCGCCGCGTGACCTGCCCGATCCTGTTCGTCTACGGGACGGAAAGCGACTTCATGCGGTCGGTGCGCGGGCCGCGCGTCAAGCTGTTCACGAACGCCCGGATCGTCGGCCTCCAGGGCGCCGGCCACCATATCCCGCATGAAAAGCCCGAGGAGCTCGCGGACATCGTCGCGCCGTTCCTGTCGGGCGTGACACCTTGA
- a CDS encoding MFS transporter gives MNSFLTPFVVLLLASLLSRFSYQMARSPVLPRFAQDLGSSPELIGLIVAASTITGIFIKLPAGALSDVLGRRRMMLLGCLFFALPPFLYPFITNPATLLVLRFVHGLATAIFSPVASAYIADLFQRARGEKLGWFASATDIGATLGPLVGGFVLFSTASYATTYLTVGALGFLPLLIVLRLPAEEVREEPKQGRPARWREFKKGILEVSSSRLVIIASALEAAMYVGYGAFLGFFPIYAEEIGYNDAAIGSIMGAQLATTMAGKPLGGWLSDRFGRKPVILTGILLCSATVPLIMRSETFPALVALSCLFGLGVATVTPSTTALVADLARKGRMGSAMGVFGTIWDTGEAAGPILAGVLIASFSYFNGFLVIAALMVGVAGIFALAVKDPLETQPGQARAEPV, from the coding sequence ATGAACAGCTTTCTCACCCCATTCGTCGTCCTGCTTCTCGCCAGCCTGCTTTCACGATTCAGCTATCAAATGGCACGGAGCCCCGTGCTGCCGCGCTTTGCCCAGGATCTCGGTTCGTCGCCGGAATTGATCGGTCTGATCGTCGCCGCTTCGACGATCACCGGAATTTTCATCAAGCTTCCCGCCGGGGCGCTCTCCGACGTTCTCGGCCGCAGGCGGATGATGCTCCTGGGATGTCTTTTCTTCGCCCTGCCGCCTTTCCTTTACCCCTTTATCACGAATCCCGCGACCCTTCTCGTCTTGCGCTTCGTCCATGGTCTTGCGACCGCGATCTTTTCGCCGGTCGCGTCGGCGTACATCGCCGACCTCTTTCAAAGAGCGCGCGGGGAGAAACTCGGCTGGTTCGCCTCGGCGACGGATATCGGCGCCACCCTGGGTCCTCTGGTCGGCGGTTTCGTGCTGTTTTCGACGGCCAGCTACGCGACGACCTATCTGACCGTCGGCGCCCTGGGTTTTCTTCCTTTGCTGATCGTGCTGCGTCTTCCGGCCGAGGAAGTTCGTGAGGAGCCGAAACAAGGCCGGCCGGCGCGATGGCGGGAATTCAAAAAGGGCATCCTCGAGGTCTCGTCGAGCCGGCTGGTCATCATCGCGTCGGCCCTGGAAGCGGCCATGTACGTCGGCTACGGGGCGTTTCTCGGCTTCTTTCCGATTTACGCTGAAGAGATCGGCTACAACGACGCCGCGATCGGTTCGATCATGGGCGCCCAGCTCGCAACCACGATGGCCGGGAAACCGCTCGGCGGCTGGCTGTCCGACCGTTTCGGCCGAAAGCCGGTGATCCTCACAGGCATTCTCCTCTGCTCCGCTACCGTTCCGCTGATCATGCGCAGCGAGACTTTTCCCGCTCTCGTTGCTCTCTCTTGTCTCTTCGGTCTTGGCGTGGCGACGGTGACGCCTTCCACGACGGCGCTCGTCGCCGATCTGGCCAGGAAAGGACGCATGGGCTCGGCCATGGGCGTCTTCGGAACCATCTGGGACACGGGCGAAGCCGCGGGACCGATTCTCGCCGGGGTGCTGATCGCGTCGTTCAGTTATTTCAACGGCTTTCTCGTCATCGCGGCTCTTATGGTCGGGGTGGCCGGGATTTTCGCGCTGGCGGTCAAAGACCCGCTGGAAACGCAGCCGGGGCAAGCCAGGGCCGAGCCAGTGTGA
- a CDS encoding cupin domain-containing protein, with product MRTLKIDDEIEFHPKAFVRKRLFETDELYFNMYCIQPGQKNPLHRHPNSAEVLFFVEGQGEVIVGREKRKIGPREAVYVPVNAPHEIINTGQSNMIVVLVQTPLPCEHVYVRPEEIGEPVEVQ from the coding sequence ATGAGAACGCTGAAAATCGACGACGAGATCGAGTTTCACCCCAAGGCCTTCGTGCGCAAGCGGCTCTTCGAAACGGATGAGCTCTACTTCAACATGTACTGCATTCAGCCCGGTCAGAAGAACCCGCTCCACCGGCACCCCAACTCGGCCGAGGTTCTGTTCTTCGTCGAAGGGCAGGGCGAGGTCATCGTCGGGCGCGAGAAGAGAAAGATCGGCCCCCGCGAGGCGGTCTATGTGCCCGTCAATGCGCCCCATGAAATCATCAATACGGGCCAGAGCAACATGATCGTGGTCCTGGTGCAGACTCCGCTTCCTTGCGAGCACGTCTACGTTCGCCCCGAGGAGATCGGCGAACCGGTCGAAGTGCAGTAA
- a CDS encoding thiamine pyrophosphate-dependent enzyme yields the protein MLGGHAVAQCLRNEGVRYVFCVPGESHIAVIDGLYGMADVRLITARHESGACFMAEGYAKSARATGVCLVTRGPGAANASIAVHSARYDSAPLVLLVGQVARAARGREAGQEIDYGRFFGGIAKWVVEVNDARQIARVMARAFHVARSGRPGPVVVSLPRDVLETEADIPIVPPYPPARPGADPALIEAMVGRIRSARKPVIVAGSGTQYAGAWQELIDFSEKFQIPVLTSYKRQDAFPNNHPNYAGNLSTGNEGARRLLRDEADLLVVIGCRLNQQTTAGFSLPRPGQPFVQIDADGEIIGQNARPEIAVVSDARAALAAALRQPASAPDEGRAAWIAEYHAAQKRYSAPPERPTRRVSMERVMAGLKAALPADSITATDAGSFGQWPQRYLEFDHPNSYVSPTLGCMGPGVPSAVAARLAHPGRVVVAHVGDGGFLMTGQEMATARQYGVKVIAIVYNNEGYNSIRMHQHAMFPGRPYGTELRNPDFAALGAAYGALGLKVERDEDFLPALRKAIAAEGSALIEVVTDFEHVTPAATLSELAGRRLQGE from the coding sequence ATGCTGGGCGGTCACGCTGTAGCTCAGTGCCTTCGCAACGAAGGCGTGCGGTACGTTTTCTGTGTTCCCGGCGAAAGCCACATCGCCGTCATCGACGGCCTGTACGGCATGGCCGACGTCCGCCTGATCACCGCCCGCCACGAAAGCGGCGCCTGTTTCATGGCCGAAGGCTACGCCAAGTCCGCCCGCGCCACCGGAGTTTGCCTCGTGACCCGCGGTCCGGGGGCGGCGAACGCGAGCATCGCGGTGCACAGCGCCCGCTACGACTCGGCCCCTCTGGTGCTGCTCGTCGGCCAGGTCGCGCGCGCCGCCCGCGGGCGCGAGGCGGGACAGGAGATCGACTACGGGCGTTTTTTCGGCGGCATCGCCAAGTGGGTCGTCGAGGTGAACGACGCGCGCCAGATTGCGCGCGTCATGGCGCGGGCCTTTCACGTGGCGCGCAGCGGCCGCCCGGGGCCGGTGGTCGTCTCGCTGCCGCGCGACGTGCTGGAGACGGAAGCGGACATCCCGATAGTTCCTCCCTACCCGCCGGCGCGTCCCGGGGCGGACCCGGCGCTGATCGAGGCGATGGTCGGCCGTATCCGCTCGGCGCGCAAGCCCGTGATCGTCGCCGGCTCGGGCACCCAGTATGCCGGCGCGTGGCAGGAGCTGATCGATTTCTCCGAGAAATTCCAGATCCCCGTCCTCACCTCGTACAAGCGCCAGGACGCTTTTCCCAACAACCACCCCAATTACGCCGGCAACCTTTCCACCGGGAACGAGGGCGCCCGGCGGCTGCTGCGGGACGAGGCCGACCTGCTCGTCGTGATCGGTTGCCGGCTCAACCAGCAGACGACCGCCGGTTTTTCCCTTCCCCGTCCGGGCCAGCCGTTCGTCCAGATCGACGCGGACGGAGAGATCATCGGCCAGAACGCGCGTCCCGAGATCGCCGTCGTCTCCGACGCGCGGGCAGCGCTCGCCGCGGCGCTGCGGCAACCGGCGTCGGCGCCGGACGAGGGACGCGCCGCGTGGATCGCCGAGTACCACGCGGCCCAGAAGCGCTACAGCGCCCCTCCCGAGCGGCCCACGCGGCGCGTCTCGATGGAGCGCGTCATGGCGGGCCTCAAGGCGGCGCTTCCCGCCGACTCCATCACGGCGACGGACGCCGGCAGCTTCGGCCAGTGGCCGCAGCGCTATCTCGAGTTCGACCACCCGAACTCCTACGTCTCGCCGACGCTGGGCTGCATGGGGCCGGGAGTTCCCTCCGCCGTGGCGGCGAGGCTCGCGCACCCCGGGCGCGTGGTGGTCGCGCACGTCGGGGACGGCGGCTTCCTGATGACCGGCCAGGAAATGGCCACGGCCCGGCAATACGGGGTGAAAGTGATTGCGATCGTGTACAACAACGAGGGCTACAACTCGATCCGCATGCACCAGCACGCGATGTTTCCGGGCCGGCCCTACGGGACTGAGCTGAGGAATCCGGACTTCGCCGCTCTGGGAGCGGCCTACGGGGCGCTGGGCTTGAAGGTCGAGCGCGACGAAGATTTTCTTCCGGCGCTCAGGAAGGCGATCGCCGCCGAGGGGTCGGCGCTGATCGAGGTCGTGACCGATTTCGAGCACGTCACGCCCGCGGCGACGCTGTCCGAGCTCGCCGGCAGGCGGCTCCAGGGAGAATGA